In Thermodesulfovibrio thiophilus DSM 17215, a single genomic region encodes these proteins:
- a CDS encoding UDP-N-acetylmuramoyl-L-alanyl-D-glutamate--2,6-diaminopimelate ligase, whose product MILKELLRNDFNVKGDTDRDISYISYNSKDIKASTLFIAISGHKVDGHLFIEEAIKNGAKAVVYELDRFTPADDADTTWIGVNNSRDALAWMSSRFFKNPSERLKMIGITGTNGKTTTSYLIRGILKKYGKKTGVIGTIKYLIDDEERASIHTTPEALQFQELLSEMVNKGIEYVISEVSSHALALKRVDYTRFDIAVFTNLSRDHLDFHKDMDDYFITKKRLFTELLKSDGIAIINIDDVYGVKLAEQLKSRKILYSIENSDADIYAKNYRLKFKETEIDIVIEKKHELSIKTSLLGIPNIYNVLSATATAIALNIPLDIVQSAFSEIETPAGRFEKVDEGQDFLVFVDYAHTPDALERLLTSIKRFKEQVSKDGRIITVFGCGGNRDRGKRPVMGRIATELSDIAIITSDNPRWEEPIEIIREIESGISKDNYMIVPDRSMSLSIGTKMCRTGDILVVAGKGHEDYQEIQGKRYPFSDREVLKETLKSLRR is encoded by the coding sequence ATGATTTTAAAAGAACTTTTACGGAATGATTTTAATGTTAAAGGAGATACAGACAGAGATATCTCATATATAAGCTATAATTCCAAAGATATAAAAGCATCAACTCTTTTTATAGCAATCTCAGGCCACAAAGTTGACGGACACCTTTTTATTGAAGAAGCGATAAAAAATGGAGCAAAAGCCGTTGTTTATGAGCTGGACAGATTTACTCCTGCCGATGATGCGGATACTACCTGGATAGGAGTTAACAACAGCAGGGATGCTCTTGCATGGATGAGTTCAAGATTTTTTAAAAATCCTTCTGAAAGACTTAAAATGATCGGTATAACAGGTACAAACGGTAAGACAACAACATCATATCTAATCAGGGGAATTCTGAAAAAATATGGCAAAAAAACAGGAGTTATTGGAACAATCAAATATCTGATTGATGATGAGGAGAGAGCTTCTATTCATACAACTCCAGAAGCTTTGCAGTTTCAGGAGCTCCTTTCTGAGATGGTAAATAAAGGAATAGAATATGTAATTTCAGAGGTTTCTTCTCATGCACTTGCTTTAAAGAGAGTTGATTATACCAGATTTGATATTGCTGTATTTACCAATCTTTCGAGGGATCATCTTGATTTTCATAAAGATATGGATGACTATTTCATAACAAAAAAGAGACTTTTTACTGAGTTGCTGAAAAGTGATGGCATTGCAATTATTAATATAGACGATGTTTACGGAGTAAAGCTTGCCGAGCAACTAAAGAGCAGGAAGATTCTTTATTCAATTGAGAATTCAGATGCGGATATTTATGCAAAAAATTACAGATTAAAATTTAAAGAGACAGAGATAGATATTGTGATTGAGAAAAAACATGAGTTATCTATCAAAACATCATTGTTGGGAATCCCTAACATTTATAATGTGCTTTCTGCAACAGCTACAGCAATTGCCCTGAATATTCCACTTGATATTGTTCAGTCTGCATTTTCCGAGATTGAGACTCCAGCTGGAAGATTTGAGAAAGTTGACGAGGGTCAGGATTTTCTCGTGTTTGTGGACTATGCTCATACTCCTGATGCACTTGAAAGACTGCTTACCAGTATAAAAAGATTTAAAGAACAGGTATCAAAAGATGGCAGAATAATTACAGTTTTTGGTTGCGGAGGTAACAGAGACAGAGGCAAAAGGCCTGTAATGGGAAGAATTGCTACAGAACTCAGCGATATAGCTATTATTACATCAGATAATCCAAGATGGGAAGAACCGATAGAGATAATTAGGGAAATAGAAAGCGGGATTTCAAAGGACAACTATATGATTGTGCCGGATAGATCAATGAGTTTATCGATTGGAACAAAAATGTGTAGAACAGGAGATATTCTTGTGGTTGCAGGTAAGGGTCATGAAGACTATCAGGAGATACAGGGTAAGAGATACCCATTCAGTGATAGAGAAGTTTTAAAAGAAACCTTAAAGTCATTAAGGAGATAA
- a CDS encoding peptidoglycan D,D-transpeptidase FtsI family protein: MQKRLILLKIVFLVCFVSIIFRLGLIMFVEHEAYFSKAKLQQVKKQEIIPKRGNIYDRTGRELAVSLEKESLFIDPASVKSDETISVLKHYIKVDTDHIINQAEKNKRFLWLERKVDHSVVEKIKALKIDGVGFVTEGARFYPKGFLASHILGFVNVDEHGMEGLERYYDRYLKAEKSSKSVLTDARGKKLSDGDLRDVKGNNIFVTIDEGLQYIVEKYLDEAIKKWHASSGTVIMMDPFTGEILALANRPTYDPNSLKSIKDIGIIRNRAITDLYEPGSTFKIVTATAALEEGIVKPSTTFDCSQGYIEVGGKRVKDAHKQGVLTFEEVIQKSSNVGTIKIAMMLGKEKLYHYIKKFEFGEKTGIDLPGEISGYVRPTQKWSGTSIGAIPIGQEVAVTAIQILRAYSTIANGGYLVKPFVVSEIHSPEGNILYKAVIHRERVVSEKTARIMREVLKKVTEDGGTATAAKLDGNNVAGKTGTAQKYNPKTGRYSKDSYVSSFVGFIPADNPRIAMIVVIHDPKGIHYGGVVAAPVFKAISDEALAYLNVPRDDAKEKGLVVTFNNEISRNVTMARK; the protein is encoded by the coding sequence ATGCAAAAAAGACTAATTTTACTGAAAATAGTATTTTTAGTCTGTTTTGTATCCATTATTTTTCGTCTTGGCTTGATAATGTTTGTTGAACATGAGGCTTATTTTTCCAAAGCAAAACTCCAACAGGTAAAGAAGCAAGAAATTATACCTAAAAGAGGCAATATATATGACAGAACTGGAAGAGAGCTGGCAGTTTCTTTAGAAAAAGAATCCCTGTTCATTGATCCAGCATCTGTAAAGTCAGATGAAACAATAAGTGTTTTAAAACATTATATAAAAGTTGATACTGACCATATTATAAATCAAGCAGAAAAGAATAAAAGATTTTTATGGCTTGAAAGAAAAGTGGATCATTCTGTTGTTGAAAAAATTAAAGCATTGAAGATAGATGGTGTGGGGTTTGTTACAGAAGGAGCAAGATTTTATCCAAAGGGTTTTCTTGCTTCCCATATTCTGGGTTTTGTCAATGTGGATGAGCATGGTATGGAGGGCCTGGAAAGATACTATGATAGGTATCTTAAGGCAGAGAAGTCTTCAAAATCAGTCTTAACAGATGCAAGAGGCAAAAAGCTATCTGATGGAGATTTAAGAGATGTGAAAGGGAATAATATTTTTGTCACAATTGATGAAGGCTTACAGTATATTGTTGAAAAATATCTTGATGAAGCAATAAAAAAATGGCATGCTTCTTCAGGAACTGTAATTATGATGGATCCATTTACAGGAGAGATTCTTGCTTTAGCTAACAGGCCAACCTATGATCCCAACAGTTTAAAATCAATAAAAGATATTGGTATAATAAGAAATCGTGCAATAACTGATCTATATGAGCCTGGTTCAACCTTTAAAATAGTTACAGCAACTGCGGCTTTAGAGGAAGGGATTGTCAAACCATCGACTACATTTGATTGTTCTCAGGGATATATTGAGGTTGGAGGTAAAAGAGTAAAGGATGCTCATAAACAAGGAGTTCTTACTTTTGAAGAGGTTATTCAAAAATCTTCCAATGTGGGTACAATAAAAATAGCAATGATGCTTGGTAAGGAAAAACTCTATCACTATATTAAAAAATTTGAGTTCGGTGAAAAAACCGGAATAGACCTTCCTGGAGAAATATCGGGTTATGTAAGACCGACTCAGAAATGGTCAGGAACATCAATAGGTGCAATTCCTATTGGACAGGAGGTGGCAGTTACAGCCATTCAGATTCTGAGAGCTTATTCCACGATTGCAAATGGTGGTTATCTTGTAAAACCATTTGTTGTATCCGAGATTCACTCTCCAGAAGGTAATATTCTGTATAAAGCTGTCATACACAGAGAAAGAGTGGTTTCGGAAAAAACAGCAAGGATAATGAGAGAAGTGCTGAAAAAGGTTACAGAAGATGGAGGAACAGCCACTGCTGCAAAACTTGATGGCAATAATGTAGCAGGTAAGACAGGCACCGCACAGAAGTATAATCCTAAAACAGGCAGATACTCAAAGGACAGTTATGTTAGCTCATTTGTAGGATTTATACCAGCGGATAATCCCCGTATTGCGATGATAGTTGTAATTCATGATCCAAAAGGTATTCATTATGGAGGAGTTGTTGCAGCACCTGTATTCAAGGCTATTTCAGATGAAGCCCTTGCCTATCTTAATGTGCCAAGAGATGATGCGAAGGAAAAAGGCCTTGTTGTTACTTTTAATAATGAAATAAGCAGAAATGTTACAATGGCACGAAAATGA